The following are encoded together in the Pontibacter liquoris genome:
- the ileS gene encoding isoleucine--tRNA ligase, with amino-acid sequence MVKYNEYKNLNYAQVGQDILAFWKEHHIFEKSVATREGNENFVFYEGPPSANGTPGIHHVMARAVKDIFCRYKTLKGFQVNRKGGWDTHGLPVELQVEKELGITKEDIGKKISVEEYNQRCRETVMRFKNQWDTLTEEMGYWVDLDNPYITFENYYIESCWALLKRLYDKGYLYKGYTIQPYSPGAGTGLSSHELNQPGCYKMVKDTTIVAQFAVKKVTRDMFLFDSEDENVYFLAWTTTPWTLPANTALAVGKGIKYVKVKTFNPYTYEPTSVILAKDLVSRYFSDKAKDLALEDYKPGDKLIPFKVGETFTGKDLEGVEYHQLMPYVQPDKPAFRVVVGDFVTTEDGTGIVHISPTFGADDFRVAAQNDIPALLVMDENGKPMPLVDKQGRFVQEVTDFAGMYVKNYDGQDESAADYKPTDVLIAIKLKEEGKAFKVEKYEHTYPHCWRTDKPVLYYPLDSWFIRTTAVKDRMIELNKTINWKPESTGTGRFGNWLENLVDWNLSRSRYWGTPLPIWRTEDGEEEICIGSIPQLNEEINKAVKAGLMNTAVELTDLHRPYVDNIVFLSPSGKPMYRETDLIDVWFDSGAMPYAQWHYPLENKEKFEQNFPADYIAEGVDQTRGWFFTLHALAVMLEDSVAYKNVIANGLVLDKNGNKMSKRLGNAIDPFEIIGTYGPDATRWYMIANAPPWDNLKFNPEGVAETQRRFFGTLQNTYSFFALYANLDNFTYAEADVPLAQRTESDRWIISKLNTLVQDVDANLADYDPTRAARAIQDFVVDDLSNWYVRLNRKRFWKGEYNLDKVAAYQTLYTCLETVAKLASPIAPFYTEQLYRDLNSVSGKNTEESVHLTLYPEVAANAIDKDLEERMQLAQTVSSLVHSLRKKHMIKVRQPLQRILIPVLSAHTRHQIEAVADLIMSEVNVKHIEYIDDTSGILVKKIKPNFKKLGQVFGPKMKLVAAAVQNMNQQDIAHLEREGGIELQLNDEESAILTPDDVEISSEDIPGWLVASEGKLTVALDVTLTEELKQEGIARDLVNRIQNLRKDSNLDVQDKIHIVMQLAAAEVNDAVLNYKTYICAETQALTLDITDEALTSATLLDIDDYQVLLQIQIQESTVI; translated from the coding sequence ATGGTAAAGTATAACGAGTATAAAAATCTGAACTACGCCCAGGTGGGCCAGGACATACTGGCTTTCTGGAAGGAGCATCACATTTTCGAAAAATCGGTCGCTACCCGGGAGGGCAACGAGAATTTCGTGTTTTACGAAGGGCCGCCTTCGGCTAACGGTACGCCGGGCATTCACCACGTAATGGCCCGCGCCGTGAAAGATATTTTCTGCCGTTACAAAACCCTCAAAGGCTTCCAGGTAAACCGCAAAGGCGGCTGGGACACCCACGGCCTGCCTGTAGAGCTGCAGGTAGAAAAGGAGTTGGGCATCACCAAAGAAGATATCGGCAAGAAGATATCGGTGGAGGAGTATAACCAGCGCTGCCGCGAAACGGTGATGCGTTTCAAAAACCAGTGGGACACCCTTACCGAGGAAATGGGCTACTGGGTAGACCTGGATAACCCCTACATCACGTTCGAGAACTATTACATCGAATCGTGCTGGGCCTTGCTCAAGCGCCTTTACGACAAAGGGTACCTTTACAAAGGCTATACTATCCAGCCTTACTCGCCGGGAGCCGGCACCGGGCTTAGCTCGCATGAGCTGAACCAGCCGGGCTGCTACAAAATGGTGAAGGATACGACCATTGTGGCCCAGTTTGCTGTGAAGAAGGTGACTCGCGATATGTTCCTCTTCGACAGCGAAGACGAGAACGTATACTTCCTGGCCTGGACCACCACGCCCTGGACGCTGCCAGCCAACACGGCCCTGGCAGTGGGCAAAGGTATCAAGTATGTAAAGGTAAAAACCTTTAACCCCTATACTTACGAGCCTACCTCGGTGATACTGGCCAAGGACCTGGTAAGCCGCTATTTCAGCGACAAAGCCAAAGATCTGGCGCTGGAAGATTACAAGCCCGGCGATAAGCTGATCCCGTTTAAAGTTGGCGAAACGTTTACCGGCAAAGACCTGGAAGGCGTGGAGTATCACCAGCTGATGCCGTATGTGCAACCCGACAAGCCAGCCTTTAGAGTGGTGGTGGGTGATTTCGTGACCACTGAGGATGGTACCGGCATCGTGCACATCTCGCCCACCTTTGGTGCTGACGACTTTAGGGTAGCTGCCCAAAACGACATACCGGCCCTGTTGGTAATGGACGAGAATGGTAAACCCATGCCGCTGGTAGACAAGCAGGGGCGCTTTGTGCAGGAAGTAACCGACTTTGCCGGCATGTACGTCAAAAACTACGACGGCCAGGACGAATCGGCGGCAGACTACAAGCCCACCGACGTGCTCATCGCCATCAAACTGAAAGAAGAAGGCAAAGCCTTTAAAGTAGAGAAATACGAGCATACCTACCCGCACTGCTGGCGCACCGATAAGCCGGTTTTATACTATCCGCTGGATAGCTGGTTTATCCGCACCACCGCCGTGAAGGACAGGATGATCGAACTGAATAAGACCATCAACTGGAAACCGGAGTCGACCGGCACCGGCCGTTTTGGTAACTGGCTCGAGAACCTGGTGGACTGGAACCTGTCGCGCTCGCGCTACTGGGGCACGCCGCTGCCGATCTGGCGCACCGAAGATGGGGAAGAAGAGATCTGCATTGGCTCTATCCCGCAGCTGAACGAGGAAATAAACAAGGCGGTGAAAGCCGGTCTGATGAACACCGCCGTGGAACTCACCGACCTGCACCGCCCGTATGTGGACAACATTGTGTTTTTAAGCCCATCGGGCAAGCCAATGTACAGAGAGACAGACCTGATCGACGTATGGTTTGACTCGGGCGCCATGCCTTATGCACAGTGGCATTACCCGCTGGAGAACAAGGAAAAGTTTGAGCAGAACTTCCCGGCCGACTACATTGCCGAAGGGGTGGACCAGACACGCGGCTGGTTCTTTACGCTGCACGCCCTGGCCGTGATGCTGGAAGATAGCGTGGCCTACAAGAACGTGATCGCCAACGGCCTGGTGCTCGATAAGAACGGCAACAAGATGAGCAAGCGTTTAGGCAATGCCATCGATCCGTTCGAGATCATTGGCACCTATGGCCCGGATGCGACCCGCTGGTACATGATCGCTAATGCCCCGCCGTGGGATAACTTGAAATTTAACCCCGAGGGTGTGGCCGAAACGCAGCGCCGTTTCTTTGGCACGCTGCAGAACACGTATTCATTCTTTGCCCTGTATGCCAACCTCGATAACTTTACCTATGCTGAGGCTGATGTGCCGCTGGCGCAGCGTACGGAATCAGACCGCTGGATTATCTCCAAACTTAACACGCTGGTGCAGGACGTGGACGCCAACCTGGCCGACTACGACCCGACCCGGGCTGCCCGCGCCATACAGGATTTTGTGGTGGACGACCTGAGCAACTGGTATGTGCGCCTGAACCGCAAACGCTTCTGGAAAGGGGAGTATAACCTGGATAAAGTAGCCGCTTACCAGACACTTTATACTTGCCTGGAGACGGTAGCCAAGCTGGCCTCACCGATAGCGCCGTTCTATACCGAGCAACTGTACCGCGACCTGAACAGCGTGAGTGGCAAGAATACAGAGGAGTCGGTGCACCTGACGCTTTACCCGGAAGTGGCTGCCAACGCCATCGACAAAGACCTGGAAGAGCGCATGCAACTGGCCCAGACCGTTTCATCGTTGGTGCACTCGCTGCGCAAAAAGCACATGATCAAAGTGCGCCAGCCACTGCAGCGCATCCTCATACCGGTACTGAGCGCGCATACGCGGCACCAGATAGAGGCCGTGGCCGACCTGATCATGAGCGAGGTGAACGTGAAGCACATCGAGTACATCGATGATACCTCCGGCATTTTGGTGAAGAAGATCAAGCCGAACTTTAAAAAGCTGGGCCAGGTATTCGGGCCGAAGATGAAGTTGGTGGCCGCTGCCGTGCAGAACATGAACCAGCAGGACATTGCGCACCTGGAGCGCGAAGGCGGCATTGAACTGCAGCTGAACGACGAGGAATCGGCTATACTTACACCCGACGACGTGGAGATCTCTTCTGAGGATATTCCGGGTTGGCTGGTAGCTAGCGAAGGCAAGCTGACCGTGGCCCTGGATGTGACCCTGACCGAAGAGCTGAAGCAGGAAGGCATTGCCCGCGACCTGGTGAACCGTATCCAGAACTTGCGCAAAGACAGCAACCTGGACGTGCAGGACAAGATCCATATTGTGATGCAGCTGGCGGCGGCAGAGGTGAATGATGCCGTGCTGAACTACAAAACCTATATTTGTGCCGAAACACAGGCCCTGACACTGGACATAACGGATGAAGCCCTGACCAGCGCCACGTTGCTGGACATTGACGACTACCAGGTCCTGCTGCAGATACAGATACAGGAAAGTACCGTAATTTAA
- a CDS encoding glycine--tRNA ligase — MATQEKTTAENTDLKDIISHAKEYGFVFPSSEIYDGLQAVYDYGQMGVELKNNIKQLWWKCMTQLNQNVVGLDAAIFMHPLTWKASGHIDSFNDPMIDNKDSKKRYRADVLLEEKAAQYENAGDAARGKALTAEMGRMLEAEDLDGVRELIIRENITCPLSGTANWTEVRQFNLMFSTQVGSVAEESSTIYLRPETAQGIFVNFLNVQKTGRMKIPFGIAQIGKAFRNEIVARQFIFRMREFEQMEMQFFVRPGTEMEWYEQWKETRKKWHEAIGIPAESLRYHDHDKLAHYANAAVDIEYKFPFGFKEIEGIHSRTDFDLTQHQELSKKKMQYFDNDLNEEGKPYGNYVPYVIETSAGADRLFLMTLCNAYQEEEITEGDAVKTRTFLKLHPALAPVKAAILPLTKKDGLPEKATQIFDTLKYDFNVIYEERDSIGKRYTRQDLIGTPFCIAVDHQTLEDDTVTVRDRDSREQIRIPSSELRSYIDKAVNFKSILEKLG; from the coding sequence ATGGCGACACAAGAAAAAACAACGGCAGAAAATACCGATTTGAAAGATATCATCTCGCATGCCAAGGAATACGGCTTCGTATTCCCGTCGAGCGAGATCTATGACGGCCTGCAGGCTGTATACGACTACGGCCAGATGGGCGTGGAACTCAAGAACAACATCAAGCAACTCTGGTGGAAGTGCATGACGCAGCTCAACCAGAACGTGGTGGGCCTGGATGCGGCCATCTTTATGCACCCGCTTACCTGGAAAGCCTCTGGCCACATCGACAGTTTTAACGATCCGATGATCGACAACAAGGACTCGAAGAAGCGCTACCGCGCCGATGTGCTGCTCGAAGAAAAAGCCGCGCAGTACGAGAACGCCGGCGATGCTGCAAGGGGCAAAGCCTTAACAGCCGAAATGGGCCGCATGCTGGAAGCCGAAGACCTGGACGGCGTGCGGGAGCTGATCATCCGCGAAAATATTACCTGCCCCCTTTCGGGCACGGCCAATTGGACCGAAGTGCGCCAGTTTAACCTCATGTTCTCTACGCAGGTGGGTTCGGTAGCGGAGGAATCCAGCACCATTTACCTGCGGCCCGAAACGGCACAAGGTATTTTTGTGAACTTCCTGAACGTGCAGAAAACCGGTCGCATGAAGATACCATTTGGTATTGCCCAGATCGGTAAAGCATTCCGGAACGAGATCGTGGCGCGCCAGTTCATCTTCCGTATGCGGGAGTTCGAGCAGATGGAAATGCAGTTCTTCGTGCGCCCTGGCACTGAGATGGAATGGTACGAGCAATGGAAAGAAACGCGTAAAAAGTGGCACGAAGCCATTGGCATTCCGGCCGAAAGCCTGCGCTACCACGACCACGACAAACTGGCCCATTACGCCAATGCCGCTGTGGACATCGAGTATAAATTCCCGTTTGGTTTTAAGGAGATCGAAGGCATCCACTCCCGCACCGACTTTGACCTGACCCAGCACCAGGAGTTGAGCAAGAAGAAAATGCAGTACTTCGATAACGACCTGAACGAGGAAGGCAAGCCTTACGGCAACTATGTGCCTTATGTGATCGAGACATCGGCCGGCGCCGACCGCCTGTTCCTGATGACGCTGTGCAACGCTTACCAGGAAGAAGAGATCACCGAAGGCGATGCAGTTAAAACGCGTACCTTCCTGAAGCTGCATCCGGCCCTGGCTCCGGTAAAAGCGGCCATTCTTCCGCTCACCAAAAAAGACGGTCTGCCCGAGAAAGCTACCCAGATCTTCGATACGCTCAAGTATGATTTCAACGTGATCTACGAAGAGCGCGACAGCATTGGCAAGCGCTATACCCGCCAGGATCTGATCGGCACCCCTTTCTGTATTGCGGTGGACCACCAGACGCTGGAGGATGATACCGTAACTGTACGTGACCGCGACAGCCGCGAGCAGATCCGCATCCCCAGCAGTGAGTTGCGCAGCTACATCGATAAAGCCGTTAACTTCAAAAGCATTTTAGAGAAGCTAGGCTAA
- a CDS encoding DUF4385 domain-containing protein, with translation MKKEQGKTFNYDLDFGKTDFRQHPELYRVGKGEQGVLLVEPYKSEILPHWRFRTPEIATESSETIYAKFRDYLQQNDFVGADMARKFLQMGYTRARRYANHKSGRKYEQNPQQEPTWEQEKAARKKYLLPNEPDAEKAQSAQIFKEKWELAKADETYQRMLLNFKQMNGAGK, from the coding sequence ATGAAGAAGGAGCAGGGCAAAACGTTTAACTATGACCTGGATTTTGGGAAGACGGATTTCCGGCAGCATCCGGAGCTGTACCGCGTAGGCAAAGGCGAGCAGGGTGTGTTGCTGGTAGAGCCTTACAAATCGGAGATCCTGCCGCATTGGCGCTTCAGAACGCCGGAGATAGCCACTGAGTCTTCTGAAACGATCTATGCCAAGTTCCGGGACTACCTGCAGCAGAATGACTTTGTAGGGGCGGATATGGCCCGCAAATTTTTGCAGATGGGCTATACCCGTGCGCGCCGTTACGCTAACCATAAGTCTGGCCGCAAGTATGAGCAGAACCCGCAGCAGGAGCCTACCTGGGAGCAGGAAAAAGCAGCCCGGAAAAAGTACCTGTTGCCCAACGAGCCGGATGCAGAAAAGGCGCAGTCAGCGCAAATATTCAAGGAAAAGTGGGAGTTGGCAAAAGCCGATGAAACGTACCAGCGCATGCTGCTGAATTTTAAGCAAATGAATGGTGCCGGAAAGTAA
- a CDS encoding cation:proton antiporter: MELHIPLEEPVQIFTLVLLIILGAPILMRRLRVPSIVVLILAGVIIGPHGLHILERDASIVLFGTVGLLYIMFQAGLEIDIIDFKRYKVRSIVFGALTFLIPIVVGTLVFNNLIGYNIKPAILLASMFAPHTLLAYPIVSRLGLSRNEAVTITIGGTLITDTAVLLTLAIITGSTEGEMSVGFWLKMLIQMSMFVVIVIGVFPKLAKWMFKQLESEKGAQFIFVLAIVFASGFIAELAGMDAIIGAFLAGLALNPLIPHTSPLMNRIEFVGNNIFIPFFLLNVGMMVNLIKLFTDTNALIIAATIVILAPLCKYAAAYITQRIFGYSKLQRHLIFGLSSAHAAATLAVVLAGYEVGLLGESALNGAVALILASSLVSSFTTEKTAKLLAIIERRKKPDVSDKPDRILVPVGNPKSMESLIDLAIMLKNPAQHEPIYPLAVVIDNEHAEEEIYKKNKMLQEAIKQASATDNDVQLVSKIDINIASGILRAIKELMITEVVLGWNAKITTQARIFGTVLDNLLENTEQMFLVCRIIQPLNTTSRLIVIVPTNAELERGFMRWVRSVNLLAQQLGAKVVFRAQRRTLSKLKSIATGAKPAIEAEFIPYESIRDFSAMRSEIKKDDMMIVISARKSTVSYNNNLDYVPRMLSRNYSNNSFIVIYPEQYATSQSTLIKSESIETVNEEGAGQNV, encoded by the coding sequence ATGGAACTACATATACCACTCGAAGAGCCGGTGCAGATCTTTACGCTGGTATTGCTGATTATACTTGGTGCTCCGATACTAATGCGAAGGCTGCGGGTGCCAAGTATCGTGGTGCTGATACTTGCCGGCGTGATTATAGGACCCCATGGTCTGCATATCTTGGAAAGAGATGCCAGTATCGTTTTATTCGGTACGGTGGGGTTGCTCTATATCATGTTCCAGGCAGGGCTCGAAATTGATATCATCGATTTCAAGAGGTATAAAGTTCGAAGCATTGTATTCGGCGCTCTCACCTTTCTGATCCCAATTGTAGTGGGAACACTGGTGTTTAATAACTTGATCGGGTACAACATAAAACCAGCCATACTACTGGCCAGCATGTTTGCCCCGCATACCTTATTGGCCTATCCTATTGTAAGCAGGCTGGGATTAAGCCGGAACGAAGCAGTTACGATCACCATTGGCGGTACGCTGATAACGGATACAGCCGTGCTGTTAACGCTGGCCATTATCACCGGTTCGACAGAAGGAGAAATGAGTGTCGGTTTCTGGCTGAAGATGCTGATCCAGATGAGCATGTTTGTTGTGATTGTGATAGGCGTATTTCCGAAGCTGGCCAAGTGGATGTTCAAGCAGCTGGAGAGCGAGAAAGGGGCGCAGTTCATCTTTGTGCTGGCCATTGTCTTCGCGTCAGGTTTTATAGCTGAGCTGGCCGGGATGGATGCTATTATTGGAGCGTTCCTGGCGGGGCTGGCCCTCAATCCGCTTATACCGCATACTTCGCCGCTGATGAACAGGATAGAATTTGTAGGGAATAATATTTTTATTCCTTTCTTCCTGCTAAACGTGGGCATGATGGTGAACCTCATAAAGCTCTTCACCGATACAAATGCCCTGATCATTGCGGCTACCATTGTTATTCTGGCGCCACTCTGTAAGTATGCCGCAGCATACATTACACAACGCATATTTGGGTATAGCAAACTGCAGCGCCACCTGATCTTTGGCTTGAGCAGCGCGCATGCGGCCGCCACGTTGGCGGTAGTGCTGGCAGGGTATGAGGTAGGCCTGCTCGGCGAAAGCGCGCTGAACGGCGCGGTAGCCCTGATCCTAGCCTCTAGTTTGGTAAGTTCGTTTACGACAGAGAAAACAGCCAAACTGCTGGCCATTATAGAGCGCCGTAAAAAGCCCGATGTAAGTGATAAGCCAGACCGGATCCTGGTGCCGGTCGGCAATCCAAAATCTATGGAAAGTTTGATCGACCTGGCCATCATGCTCAAGAACCCGGCACAACACGAGCCGATCTATCCGCTGGCTGTGGTGATCGACAACGAGCATGCCGAGGAGGAAATTTATAAAAAGAACAAAATGCTGCAGGAAGCTATTAAACAGGCATCGGCAACGGATAACGATGTGCAGCTGGTTTCCAAAATAGATATCAACATTGCAAGCGGCATTTTGCGTGCCATAAAAGAGCTTATGATCACGGAAGTGGTTTTGGGGTGGAATGCGAAAATTACGACCCAGGCCCGGATCTTTGGAACCGTGCTGGACAACCTGCTGGAAAATACAGAGCAGATGTTCCTGGTTTGCCGCATCATTCAACCGCTGAATACCACCAGCCGGCTGATCGTGATCGTGCCCACCAATGCGGAACTGGAACGGGGGTTTATGCGCTGGGTGCGGTCGGTAAATTTGTTAGCGCAGCAGTTGGGTGCTAAGGTGGTTTTCAGAGCGCAACGCAGAACTCTGAGCAAGCTCAAAAGCATTGCCACCGGTGCCAAGCCGGCTATTGAAGCCGAGTTTATACCTTACGAAAGCATCCGCGACTTTTCGGCCATGCGATCAGAGATCAAAAAAGACGACATGATGATCGTGATCTCAGCCCGGAAAAGCACCGTATCGTACAACAATAACCTGGACTACGTGCCGCGTATGTTGTCGCGAAACTATAGCAATAACAGTTTTATTGTAATATACCCGGAGCAATACGCCACCTCGCAGAGCACCTTGATTAAATCGGAAAGTATAGAAACAGTAAATGAAGAAGGAGCAGGGCAAAACGTTTAA
- a CDS encoding Ig-like domain-containing domain translates to MKIHAILVAAALITGMSSCASISSPEGGPKDTTPPTLKSSTPKNQQLNVKGKTVSLTFDEEIQAKNLTRELLITPNTNNTYKVKTDKETITLEFEKPLLKNTTYTFNFREGLMDITESNKPLNLKLAFSTGTFIDSSKVAGTVVDLMTQLPEKDAVVALYPANDTLNIREDLPYYQTQTDAAGKYTFENIKEGDYRIYALIDKNKNAIYDNEAEKVAYFSTPIHITSTTAPVLLQTVKIDTKKPILTQRDRYSDRFVGTYNEGILRFSARSQQQPNDTLYFRKGTGGKAFQLFKTPTFNGGKAIFSAVDSSGNIAVDTVQIAFEGKRAQLLKGAQLQVTNNAKPAYRSGQTVTIELETPVKITGNEPVRIMADSVVLQALKYPGQLTLDPSGTELRFQLPALQGRNKQFSLVLDSTAIVPLQGNPLVFPAIPLPIADNNGLGSVKGIIQTKSPSYIIQLLDTKYNPVKEIRNMKTFIFTNLEPGQYYIRVLVDENNNGRWDKPDPKLEKAFEKVYLYPNPIDIRANWELEAIKLEF, encoded by the coding sequence ATGAAGATACACGCCATACTTGTAGCAGCAGCACTTATAACGGGTATGAGCTCGTGCGCGAGCATCAGTAGCCCGGAGGGTGGCCCCAAAGATACCACGCCGCCAACGCTGAAGAGCAGCACTCCGAAAAACCAGCAGTTAAACGTGAAAGGCAAAACTGTTAGCCTGACATTTGACGAAGAGATCCAAGCTAAGAATCTTACCCGCGAACTGCTCATCACGCCTAATACCAACAACACCTATAAGGTGAAAACGGATAAGGAAACGATTACGCTGGAGTTTGAAAAACCGCTGCTGAAGAATACCACCTATACTTTCAACTTCCGCGAAGGGCTGATGGATATTACCGAAAGTAACAAACCCCTGAACTTAAAACTGGCTTTCAGCACCGGCACCTTTATCGACTCAAGCAAGGTAGCTGGTACGGTAGTAGATCTGATGACGCAGCTACCGGAGAAAGATGCCGTGGTAGCACTTTACCCGGCAAACGATACGCTGAATATCAGAGAAGATCTACCCTATTATCAGACGCAGACAGATGCCGCGGGCAAGTATACGTTCGAGAATATCAAAGAGGGAGATTACCGGATCTACGCGTTGATAGATAAAAACAAAAATGCCATTTACGATAACGAGGCGGAGAAAGTGGCCTATTTCTCCACACCTATTCATATTACGTCTACCACAGCACCGGTACTTTTGCAGACCGTAAAAATCGATACCAAGAAGCCTATTCTCACCCAACGTGACCGATATAGTGACCGGTTTGTAGGCACTTATAACGAAGGCATCCTGCGGTTCAGCGCAAGGAGCCAGCAGCAGCCAAACGACACATTATACTTCAGAAAGGGTACCGGAGGCAAAGCATTCCAGCTGTTCAAAACGCCTACTTTCAATGGTGGAAAAGCAATCTTCTCTGCAGTGGATTCCTCGGGCAATATAGCGGTAGATACTGTTCAAATTGCTTTTGAAGGGAAGCGTGCCCAGCTGCTGAAAGGCGCGCAACTACAGGTTACAAACAATGCAAAGCCCGCTTACAGATCCGGGCAAACGGTTACCATCGAACTCGAGACGCCTGTCAAGATTACCGGGAACGAGCCAGTTCGCATTATGGCAGATTCGGTAGTACTGCAGGCCCTGAAATATCCAGGGCAGCTTACCCTGGATCCATCAGGTACCGAATTGCGCTTTCAGCTCCCAGCGCTGCAAGGCCGCAATAAACAATTCAGCCTGGTGTTGGATAGCACCGCCATCGTCCCGTTACAGGGCAATCCGTTAGTATTCCCTGCTATTCCATTGCCGATAGCAGATAATAATGGGTTGGGCAGCGTGAAAGGAATTATCCAAACCAAGTCTCCTTCCTATATTATCCAGCTGCTCGATACAAAGTATAATCCGGTAAAAGAGATCCGGAATATGAAAACGTTTATTTTCACCAACCTCGAGCCGGGGCAATATTATATACGGGTGCTGGTAGATGAAAACAACAATGGCCGCTGGGATAAACCGGATCCGAAGCTGGAAAAAGCCTTTGAGAAAGTATATCTCTATCCGAATCCCATCGATATTCGTGCGAACTGGGAACTGGAAGCGATCAAGCTCGAATTTTAA
- a CDS encoding class I SAM-dependent methyltransferase — protein sequence MSYERLEHCPVCGKNEFKNFLVVTDNSVSKESFVLVECENCSFKFTNPRPDAASIGAYYESEDYISHSNTKSGIINRAYHVVRSITTKQKVELINRHAAGKGSVLDYGCGTGVFLAACKKDGWEVRGIEPNERARQVATAETGENIAASLEDLSGEKFDVITLWHVLEHVHTLNETVDALIASLQDNGTLIIAVPNADSHDAKEYRENWAAYDVPRHLYHFTQPTMKRFLKKHRMVLEEVLPMKFDAYYVSMLSEKHKDGKTKMLASVLNGYKSNSHAEKNGNDYSSLIFVAKKK from the coding sequence ATGAGCTACGAAAGATTAGAACACTGCCCGGTTTGCGGCAAAAACGAGTTCAAAAACTTTTTAGTAGTAACGGACAACTCTGTATCAAAAGAGAGCTTTGTGCTAGTGGAATGTGAGAACTGCAGCTTTAAGTTTACCAACCCGCGACCGGATGCAGCGAGCATCGGAGCATACTATGAATCGGAGGATTACATCTCGCACAGCAATACCAAAAGCGGCATTATCAACAGGGCCTACCATGTGGTGCGCTCCATTACAACCAAGCAGAAAGTAGAGCTTATCAACAGGCATGCGGCGGGCAAAGGCAGCGTGCTGGACTATGGCTGCGGGACGGGCGTGTTTCTGGCAGCTTGTAAAAAAGATGGCTGGGAGGTAAGAGGCATCGAGCCCAATGAGCGCGCCAGGCAGGTAGCCACAGCCGAAACCGGCGAAAACATTGCCGCATCACTGGAAGATCTTTCAGGCGAAAAGTTTGATGTGATCACGCTCTGGCATGTGCTGGAGCATGTGCACACGCTCAACGAAACGGTAGATGCCCTGATCGCGAGCCTGCAGGATAATGGCACCCTGATTATTGCCGTGCCCAACGCCGACTCGCACGACGCCAAAGAGTACAGAGAGAATTGGGCTGCTTATGACGTGCCCCGCCACTTGTATCATTTCACGCAGCCTACCATGAAGCGCTTTTTGAAGAAGCATCGGATGGTGCTGGAAGAAGTGCTGCCCATGAAGTTTGATGCCTACTATGTTAGTATGCTAAGCGAAAAGCATAAGGATGGCAAAACAAAAATGCTGGCAAGCGTGCTGAACGGATACAAATCGAACAGCCATGCCGAAAAGAACGGGAACGATTATTCCAGCCTCATCTTTGTGGCTAAAAAGAAATAA